A single genomic interval of Coccidioides posadasii str. Silveira chromosome 1, complete sequence harbors:
- a CDS encoding uncharacterized protein (EggNog:ENOG410Q5KN~COG:T) produces the protein MAYIYPDGSSYRYEHHLGCGSEAFVYQRGTHALKAPKILNLTLLDEKERRRAEYYNKGNREALEREKEVYKRVGRECDGVAECVDILDEGILLVCYKKGDLERYITEEKEVDESIKTTWILSAISTIHHLHHVSKVLVYDIALRNFLLTDDLSTLKMIDFGQASVFPPDTDITTANDDGTTVQVDIFHLGCIIYSIMLWQSYHNDLAHHDWVPPPIEDLPKLDGLGPWGEIIKKCWCCQYRSSKELHDEVLALFQPSTPNSLFARGWMSLILDLFSRMFWSSG, from the coding sequence ATGGCCTACATCTACCCGGATGGCTCAAGCTACCGCTATGAACATCATCTCGGCTGCGGTTCCGAGGCCTTCGTGTACCAGCGCGGCACGCACGCGCTCAAGGCGCCCAAGATCCTGAATCTCACACTCCTCGACGAGAAGGAACGCAGACGTGCTGAATACTACAACAAAGGCAATCGGGAGGCGCTTGAGCGAGAGAAAGAGGTGTACAAGCGAGTCGGGCGCGAGTGCGATGGAGTCGCAGAGTGCGTGGATATCCTCGACGAGGGAATCCTCCTTGTTTGCTACAAGAAGGGCGATCTCGAGCGATATATCACGGAAGAGAAAGAGGTCGACGAATCCATCAAGACAACGTGGATCTTGTCTGCAATCAGCACTATCCACCATCTCCACCATGTCAGCAAAGTGCTGGTATACGATATTGCCCTTCGGAATTTTCTGCTCACGGACGATTTGTCGACGCTCAAGATGATAGATTTCGGACAGGCCAGTGTTTTCCCACCGGACACGGATATCACGACAGCCAACGATGATGGCACGACTGTGCAGGTTGACATCTTCCACCTGGGATGCATAATATACTCCATCATGTTGTGGCAGTCGTACCACAACGACCTTGCTCACCATGACTGGGTGCCCCCCCCAATCGAGGACTTGCCTAAGTTAGATGGTCTTGGGCCTTGGGGCGAAATTATTAAAAAATGCTGGTGTTGCCAGTATCGATCTTCCAAGGAGCTCCATGATGAGGTCCTCGCACTTTTTCAACCATCGACACCTAATAGTTTGTTTGCAAGAGGTTGGATGTCATTGATCCTCGACCTTTTTTCAAGAATGTTTTGGAGTTCCGGGTGA
- a CDS encoding uncharacterized protein (TransMembrane:1 (o12-36i)), whose translation MGMPAHQNPSAYLWPNLVLKYLWLSLLVGYFARMCWDENPAPRKYKGCGHTVKEPAQPRVVWCPEASRSGSQCDVVKKSSKASSTTKRKCPECREKEDKKKDDEGTGAGGTGSSTIASGISIATPA comes from the exons ATGGGCATGCCTGCGCATCAGAATCCGTCTGCATACCTCTGGCCGAACCTAGTCTTGAAATATCTGTGGCTATCTCTACTGGTAGGTTATTTCGCCAG GATGTGCTGGGACGAGAATCCTGCGCCCAGGAAGTACAAGGGATGCGGACATACGGTGAAAGAGCCGGCGCAGCCACGCGTGGTCTGGTGCCCCGAGGCTTCACGGAGCGGTAGCCAGTGCGACGTGGTAAAGAAATCAAGCAAAGCCAGCAGCACTACGAAGCGCAAGTGTCCCGAATGCCGTGAAAAGGAAGATAAGAAGAAGGACGATGAAGGTACCGGTGCTGGAGGGACGGGTTCCTCTACAATCGCGAGCGGCATCTCGATCGCGACACCTGCGTAG
- a CDS encoding uncharacterized protein (TransMembrane:1 (i284-306o)), with translation MFCFQLGTKTEVRAVVTTDQLLTVCKEKLALSLHATVSPTTSRSSNGSTYQKLPNKINTCDTNHADIMAFLDWVDFPKRTPLPISPPSAPLNQFVRMIADTSFNIKTDRATIVRGIRQFSVLWLPIGRIGGSRFFRIVPCIYGLRPEVPPSVDFEDIFPQSVLGVDDNIRPGTAFHSCGEKLPDGKANLSGPGDLDAGGFNCFQLEILQSLGGEIDKPLSYEDVDEGEWCSTRFYAVVRFGPDGLERGPRFFKGFRAQVVRHRVDVVRAIQIAEGVIKRGIVRLLSGFLLVLPSTFISGIAMYMIFPNE, from the exons ATGTTTTGCTTCCAGCTTGGCACAAAAACGGAA GTGCGTGCAGTAGTTACTACAGATCAACTTCTCACAGTGTGTAAGGAGAAGCTGGCTCTGAGCCTCCATGCCACTGTCAGCCCTACAACCAGCAGGTCTTCCAATGGGTCTACTTACCAGAAACTCCCGAACAAGATCAACACCTGTGACACCAACCATGCAGATATCATGGCATTCTTGGACTGGGTGGACTTCCCAAAACGAACACCTCTTCCCATTTCACCTCCGTCAGCCCCCTTGAATCAGTTTGTACGAATGATTGCCGACACCAGCTTCAATATCAAAACTGATCGCGCCACGATTGTGCGTGGAATTCGGCAATTCTCTGTACTCTGGCTCCCGATTGGAAGGATTGGAGGCAGTAGATTCTTCCGCATTGTCCCATGCATCTATGGCTTACGTCCGGAGGTACCACCTTCTGTTGATTTTGAGGACATCTTCCCGCAGTCAGTCCTTGGCGTAGATGACAACATCCGACCAGGCACAGCTTTCCATAGCTGTGGCGAAAAGTTGCCTGATGGAAAAGCTAACTTGAGTGGACCAGGTGATCTCGACGCTGGTGGATTCAACTGCTTCCAGCTCGAAATTTTGCAATCTTTGGGAGGTGAAATTGATAAACCGCTCTCGTATGAAGATGTTGACGAAGGAGAATGGTGTTCTACTAGGTTCTACGCCGTTGTCAGATTCGGCCCAGATGGTCTTGAGAGAG GACCTCGGTTTTTCAAAGGCTTTCGAGCTCAAGTTGTGCGGCACCGTGTCGATGTCGTTAGGGCGATCCAGATTGCGGAGGGAGTGATCAAGCGAGGAATAG TTCGCCTTTTGTCTGGATTCCTCTTGGTGCTTCCCTCAACATTCATATCGGGGATCGCTATGTATATGATATTTCCTAATGAATGA